One genomic window of Kaistia geumhonensis includes the following:
- the gpt gene encoding xanthine phosphoribosyltransferase produces the protein MADARSDKAFPVSWDQFHRDARALTWRLSGDKKWEAIVCVTRGGLVPAAVVARELGIRVVETVCVASYHDYQEQGSLKVLKGVSQAVIDLAGGEGNGILVIDDLVDTGKTARLVRDMLPKAHYATLYAKPMGRPVVDTFITEVSQDTWIYFPWDMGLTFQPPIVG, from the coding sequence ATGGCAGATGCGCGCAGCGACAAGGCGTTTCCGGTTTCCTGGGACCAGTTCCACCGCGATGCGCGCGCGCTGACCTGGCGCCTCTCCGGCGACAAGAAATGGGAAGCGATCGTCTGCGTGACGCGCGGCGGCCTCGTGCCGGCCGCGGTGGTCGCCCGCGAGCTCGGCATCCGCGTCGTCGAGACTGTCTGCGTCGCCTCCTATCACGATTATCAGGAGCAGGGTTCGCTCAAGGTCCTGAAGGGCGTCAGCCAGGCGGTGATCGACCTCGCCGGCGGCGAGGGGAACGGCATCCTGGTCATCGACGACCTCGTCGATACCGGCAAGACGGCGCGGCTCGTGCGCGACATGCTGCCGAAGGCGCATTACGCGACGCTCTACGCAAAGCCGATGGGCCGCCCCGTCGTGGACACATTCATCACGGAAGTGTCGCAGGATACGTGGATCTATTTCCCGTGGGACATGGGACTGACGTTTCAACCGCCGATCGTCGGCTGA
- the map gene encoding type I methionyl aminopeptidase: MVSYVDADAAPLKNTGQIRLYGPEAFAAMHRAGRLAAECLDGLADIVKPGVPTDVIDRYVYEFGADHGALPATLGYRGYTRSTCTSINHVVCHGIPNEKPLRDGDIVNVDVTFILDGWYGDSSRMYNVGEVKRAAERLVEVTYESLMRGIAAVKPGATTGDIGHAIQSFAEGERCSVVRDFCGHGVGRLFHDTPNILHYGNPGEGIELRPGMIFTIEPMINLGRPHVKVLSDGWTAVTRDRSLSAQFEHTVGVTETGCEIFTLSPRGHTCPPYPTAA; encoded by the coding sequence ATGGTCAGCTATGTCGATGCCGATGCCGCCCCGCTGAAGAACACCGGCCAGATCCGCCTCTACGGACCGGAAGCCTTCGCGGCGATGCACCGGGCCGGACGGCTCGCCGCCGAATGCCTCGACGGCCTCGCCGACATCGTGAAGCCGGGCGTCCCGACCGACGTCATCGACCGCTATGTCTACGAGTTCGGCGCCGATCACGGCGCGCTGCCGGCGACGCTCGGCTATCGCGGCTACACGCGCTCGACCTGCACCTCGATCAACCATGTCGTCTGCCACGGCATTCCCAACGAGAAGCCGCTGCGCGATGGCGACATCGTCAATGTCGACGTGACCTTCATTCTCGACGGCTGGTATGGCGACTCGAGCCGCATGTACAATGTCGGCGAGGTGAAGCGCGCGGCCGAAAGGCTGGTCGAGGTCACCTACGAGTCGCTGATGCGCGGCATCGCGGCGGTGAAGCCGGGCGCCACGACCGGCGATATCGGCCATGCGATCCAGTCCTTCGCCGAGGGCGAACGCTGCAGCGTCGTGCGCGATTTCTGCGGCCATGGCGTCGGGCGGCTGTTCCACGACACGCCGAACATCCTGCATTACGGCAATCCCGGCGAGGGCATCGAGCTGCGTCCCGGGATGATCTTCACCATCGAGCCGATGATCAATCTCGGCCGGCCGCATGTGAAGGTGCTCTCCGACGGCTGGACGGCCGTGACGCGCGACCGCTCGCTCTCGGCGCAGTTCGAGCACACGGTCGGCGTGACGGAGACGGGCTGCGAGATCTTCACGCTCTCGCCGCGCGGCCATACCTGTCCGCCCTACCCGACTGCGGCATGA
- a CDS encoding SDR family NAD(P)-dependent oxidoreductase — MSKVEGRGVAVVTGASAGIGAAYAERLAARGFDLVVVARDAAKLSALAEKVRGGTGRSVEVLAADLTRKADLAVVEERLRSDPAITLLLNNAGIAGGGPLVSADPDQMEAMLDLNIVAPMRLALAAAPGFAARGGTIINVASIVPLIVERFPGVYGSTKAFLLHFSQSLHAELGSKGVRVQAVLPGATATDLWDKSGLPLANLPPEIVMETGAMVDAALAGLDQGELVTIPSLPDVADWEAFEAARHALGPNLSRRVPAARLSAQAASAA; from the coding sequence ATGAGCAAGGTGGAAGGGCGCGGCGTCGCGGTGGTGACGGGGGCGTCGGCGGGGATCGGCGCGGCCTATGCGGAGCGCCTTGCGGCGCGGGGCTTCGACCTCGTTGTCGTCGCTCGCGATGCGGCGAAGCTCTCGGCGCTGGCCGAGAAGGTGAGAGGCGGAACCGGTCGCTCGGTCGAGGTGCTGGCGGCGGACCTGACCCGCAAGGCAGATCTCGCGGTGGTCGAGGAGCGCCTGAGAAGCGATCCTGCGATCACGCTTCTCCTCAACAATGCCGGCATCGCCGGCGGCGGTCCGCTGGTCTCGGCCGATCCCGACCAGATGGAGGCGATGCTCGATCTCAACATCGTCGCGCCGATGCGGCTCGCGCTGGCGGCGGCGCCCGGCTTCGCGGCGCGCGGCGGCACGATCATCAACGTGGCTTCGATCGTTCCGCTGATCGTGGAGCGCTTCCCCGGCGTCTACGGCTCGACCAAGGCGTTCCTGCTGCATTTCAGCCAGTCGCTGCATGCGGAACTGGGCAGCAAGGGTGTTCGCGTTCAGGCCGTCCTGCCCGGCGCGACGGCGACCGATCTCTGGGACAAGTCCGGGCTGCCGCTCGCGAACCTGCCGCCCGAGATCGTGATGGAGACGGGCGCCATGGTCGACGCGGCGCTTGCCGGCCTCGACCAGGGCGAACTGGTCACCATCCCCTCGCTGCCCGATGTCGCGGACTGGGAGGCCTTCGAGGCCGCGCGCCATGCGCTTGGTCCCAACCTGTCGCGGCGCGTCCCGGCGGCGCGGCTTTCGGCCCAGGCCGCCTCCGCAGCCTGA
- a CDS encoding competence/damage-inducible protein A, which produces MTASGAATHRIVTAAILVIGDEILSGRTKDKNIGYIAEYCTAIGIDIREVRIVPDIEEEIVAAVRALSARYDHVFSTGGIGPTHDDITADAMARAFGVTIDHDPRAVAILTGHYGAENLNEARLRMARIPAGAALIDNPVSKAPGFTIRNVHVMAGVPVIMQAMLDAVTATIPTGAKMLSATVPASMGEGRIAAGLGAIQKDFPDVSIGSYPKMLDGGFATDIVLRSRDADRLAEGVRAVEQLIASLLTAPR; this is translated from the coding sequence ATGACCGCGAGCGGCGCTGCAACGCATCGGATCGTCACCGCTGCCATCCTGGTGATCGGCGACGAGATCCTGTCCGGCCGGACCAAGGACAAGAATATCGGCTACATCGCCGAATACTGCACGGCGATCGGCATCGACATCCGCGAAGTCCGCATCGTTCCGGACATCGAGGAGGAGATCGTCGCCGCCGTCCGCGCCCTCTCCGCGCGCTATGATCACGTCTTCTCCACGGGCGGCATCGGCCCGACCCATGACGACATCACCGCCGATGCAATGGCGCGCGCCTTCGGCGTCACCATCGACCACGATCCGCGCGCGGTCGCGATCCTGACCGGGCACTACGGCGCCGAAAACCTCAACGAGGCGCGGCTGCGCATGGCGCGCATCCCGGCCGGCGCCGCGCTCATCGACAATCCCGTTTCCAAGGCGCCCGGCTTCACCATCCGCAACGTGCATGTCATGGCCGGCGTCCCGGTCATCATGCAGGCGATGCTCGACGCCGTGACGGCGACGATCCCCACGGGCGCGAAGATGTTGTCGGCGACCGTCCCCGCCTCGATGGGCGAGGGACGGATCGCGGCCGGGCTCGGCGCGATCCAGAAGGATTTTCCGGACGTTTCGATCGGCAGCTATCCGAAGATGCTCGACGGCGGCTTCGCGACCGACATCGTGCTGCGCTCGCGCGATGCCGACCGTCTCGCCGAGGGCGTCCGCGCGGTCGAGCAGCTGATCGCCTCGCTCCTGACCGCCCCGCGCTAG
- a CDS encoding PadR family transcriptional regulator, producing MRHCHHDHHSRHHGFGRHGSHGGGTHGAGPRGHERGPEDFAGFLAFMSRRGGPFGGGPFGGKGPMGGRGGDGFRIGRMVADGDLRLIVLALLETQPRHGYDVIKAIEELTSGSYSPSPGVIYPTLTFLEEGGHVSSASEGNKKVYSITEAGKAHLEANRAGVDAVMEHLERIGRRMAEARAWLGREDGDRRGPDRDLEGAVPELNEARRALKHAIKSALHASEDEQRRIAAILLEAAKSVQPKGDDPVDI from the coding sequence ATGAGACATTGTCACCACGACCATCATTCCCGCCATCACGGCTTCGGCCGCCATGGCTCCCATGGCGGAGGCACCCATGGCGCCGGCCCCCGCGGCCACGAGCGCGGACCGGAGGACTTCGCCGGCTTCCTCGCCTTCATGTCGCGGCGCGGCGGGCCATTCGGCGGCGGCCCCTTCGGCGGCAAGGGCCCGATGGGCGGCCGCGGCGGCGACGGCTTCCGCATCGGCCGCATGGTCGCCGACGGCGACCTGCGCCTGATCGTCCTCGCCCTTCTCGAAACGCAGCCGCGCCACGGCTACGACGTCATCAAGGCGATCGAGGAGCTGACCAGCGGCAGCTACAGCCCGAGCCCCGGCGTCATCTACCCGACCCTCACCTTCCTCGAGGAAGGCGGCCACGTCTCCTCCGCCAGCGAGGGCAACAAGAAGGTCTATTCGATCACTGAGGCCGGCAAGGCGCATCTCGAAGCCAACCGCGCCGGCGTCGACGCGGTGATGGAGCATCTGGAGCGTATCGGCCGCCGCATGGCGGAGGCGCGCGCCTGGCTCGGCCGCGAGGACGGCGACCGCCGCGGCCCGGACCGCGACCTCGAAGGCGCGGTGCCGGAGCTGAACGAGGCGCGCCGCGCCCTGAAGCACGCCATCAAGTCCGCCCTCCACGCCTCCGAGGACGAACAGCGCCGCATCGCCGCCATCCTCCTCGAAGCCGCGAAAAGCGTGCAGCCGAAGGGCGACGACCCGGTCGATATCTGA
- a CDS encoding putative phage abortive infection protein — MDKNRNPQIHCNGVREMTINRFRFILFVAILAVVIFFCWAAIPLIIIQNGLIWPFAEAAQFGDYFGVLNTLFSAFAFLGLLYTIKSQSDDQHRQRFESSFFQLLDLMRRLRAEIAFGRAEPFGNPQGDSRPRDFHAIDQAVLMIEEHIDRNGLGRKGGNPAEILDAIKLVFTVDFDLQSQLNAGPYVRVIINMLGRIRDDSVLSEEEKFQYARLLRGQLTGSEAAFLGTTAIIPASSELKPLLEQFRMLKYTPNPIRGMLLRQYNETAFSSSRKRPAR; from the coding sequence ATGGATAAGAATCGAAATCCGCAGATTCATTGTAACGGGGTTAGGGAGATGACTATAAATAGATTCCGTTTTATTTTGTTTGTCGCGATCCTGGCCGTTGTAATATTCTTTTGTTGGGCTGCGATACCGCTTATAATTATACAGAATGGCTTGATTTGGCCTTTCGCGGAAGCAGCGCAGTTTGGAGACTATTTTGGAGTCCTAAACACGCTTTTCTCAGCTTTTGCGTTCCTGGGGCTTCTATATACCATAAAATCACAAAGCGACGATCAGCACAGGCAGAGATTCGAAAGTTCCTTCTTTCAGCTTTTGGATCTGATGAGAAGACTGCGAGCTGAAATTGCTTTTGGCAGAGCCGAACCGTTTGGCAACCCCCAAGGAGATAGCCGGCCTCGTGACTTCCACGCGATTGATCAAGCAGTTCTTATGATTGAAGAGCACATTGATAGGAACGGGTTGGGTCGGAAGGGTGGCAATCCGGCGGAGATTCTAGATGCCATTAAGCTGGTATTCACCGTAGACTTTGATTTACAGAGTCAGTTGAATGCAGGCCCCTATGTAAGGGTTATTATAAATATGCTTGGCCGGATTCGTGATGACAGTGTCTTAAGCGAAGAAGAGAAATTTCAGTATGCTCGCCTTCTCCGTGGGCAGCTGACTGGCAGCGAGGCAGCGTTCTTGGGGACTACGGCGATCATACCAGCGTCAAGCGAGCTGAAACCGCTTCTCGAGCAGTTCAGGATGCTTAAGTATACGCCAAATCCTATCCGTGGCATGTTGTTGAGGCAGTACAATGAAACGGCCTTTTCCAGCAGTAGAAAGCGGCCCGCTCGCTAG
- a CDS encoding TetR/AcrR family transcriptional regulator has product MPRASKKDAERHRREIVAAAARLFRERGIGGVSVPEVTAAAGLTHGGFYGQFASKSALAAEAIGAASSELADLLAPTLAEAAHDRGKAFDDLVSAYVSAAHRDDPGHGCPVAALVDHARGADAPEVDDAYRASVERMVGAIATVLPPDATRAEALSTLASMVGGVLLARASAGSPLSDEILSATRDALIAARAPDDPESSPKPS; this is encoded by the coding sequence ATGCCGCGTGCATCGAAGAAGGACGCCGAGCGTCATCGTCGCGAGATCGTTGCCGCCGCGGCGCGGCTGTTCCGGGAGCGTGGCATCGGCGGTGTCAGCGTGCCGGAAGTGACGGCCGCCGCCGGGCTGACGCATGGCGGCTTCTATGGCCAGTTCGCGTCCAAGTCGGCGCTGGCGGCGGAGGCGATCGGCGCGGCGTCGTCCGAGCTCGCAGACCTGCTGGCCCCGACGCTCGCCGAGGCCGCGCATGATCGCGGCAAGGCCTTCGACGATCTCGTGTCGGCCTATGTCTCGGCCGCCCACCGGGACGATCCGGGACATGGCTGCCCGGTTGCGGCGCTCGTCGATCACGCACGCGGGGCCGATGCGCCCGAGGTCGACGATGCCTATCGCGCCAGCGTCGAGCGCATGGTCGGCGCGATCGCGACGGTGCTGCCGCCGGACGCCACGCGCGCCGAGGCGTTGTCGACACTGGCGAGCATGGTCGGCGGCGTCCTGCTCGCCCGCGCCTCCGCCGGCTCGCCGCTCTCCGACGAGATCCTGTCGGCGACCCGCGATGCGCTCATCGCTGCCCGTGCGCCGGACGATCCAGAAAGCTCGCCCAAACCGTCTTGA